From Maniola hyperantus chromosome 21, iAphHyp1.2, whole genome shotgun sequence, the proteins below share one genomic window:
- the B52 gene encoding serine/arginine-rich splicing factor 5 isoform X1 — translation MVGSRVYVGGLPFGVRERDLEKFFKGFGRIRDILIKNGYGFVEFEDYRDADDAVYELNGKELLGERVVVEPARGIDRSADRHRRDRYYERDRGRSRYDSVSRPHPSHRASPSGNDSVKRDNNYRYGPPTRTEYRLIVENLSSRISWQDLKDYMRQAGEVTYADAHKQHRNEGVVEFATHTDMRAAIEKLDGTELNGRRIRLVEDRRSSRRRTRSSSSRSRSRSRERRRSSRSRSKSRPKSKSPAAKSRSRSRSKDRSRSRSPSPRKSERRSASRTSRARSPRKSQDKNGRSTDSRSKSRSPKHDSKATAAKAARERSRSRSKDAGSPKREASKERRGASKSRSRSRSRSGSRDRSGSRERSRSGSPRQNGDTQDRGGSTDRSPRSGD, via the exons atggTAGGATCCAGAGTTTATGTTGGTGGTCTGCCATTTGGTGTTAGGGAGAGAGATCTTGAGAAATTCTTCAAAGGATTTGGCAGAATCCGAGATATACTCATCAAGAACGGATATGGTTTTGTG GAATTTGAAGACTATAGAGACGCAGATGATGCAGTTTATGAATTAAATGGAAAAGAACTGCTTGGAGAAAG GGTGGTGGTGGAGCCGGCGAGAGGAATCGACCGCAGCGCGGACCGCCACCGGCGCGACCGCTACTACGAGCGCGACCGCGGCCGATCGCGATACGA TTCGGTAAGTCGCCCTCACCCTTCGCACCGCGCAAGTCCGTCAGGAAACGACTCAGTCAAACG TGACAACAATTACAGATACGGCCCGCCGACGCGCACGGAGTATCGACTAATCGTCGAAAATCTGTCTAGCCGCATTAGCTGGCAG GACTTGAAGGATTATATGCGTCAGGCCGGTGAAGTGACTTATGCCGATGCACATAAGCAGCATAGAAATGAGGG TGTGGTTGAGTTCGCTACCCACACGGACATGCGTGCAGCTATTGAGAAGTTGGACGGAACTGAGCTCAACGGTCGTCGCATCCGTCTCGTGGAAGACCGCCGCTCGTCCCGTCGCCGCACGCGCTCGTCCTCGAGCCGTTCCCGCTCACGATCCCGCGAGCGTCGCCGCTCCAG CCGATCTCGTTCAAAGTCCCGCCCGAAGAGCAAGAGTCCCGCAGCCAAATCCCGCTCGCGGTCCCGCTCAAA GGACCGCAGCCGCTCGAGGTCGCCGTCGCCGCGTAAGTCGGAGCGCCGCTCGGCGTCGCGCACTTCCCGCGCCCGCTCGCCGCGCAAGTCGCAGGACAAGAACGGCCGCAGCACGGACTCGCGCTCCAAGTCCCGCTCGCCCAAACACGACTCCAA AGCGACTGCCGCCAAAGCCGCCAG GGAAAGATCTCGTTCCCGCAGCAAGGACGCGGGATCGCCCAAGCGTGAAGCCAGCAAGGAACGACGCGGTGCAAGCAAGTCGCGCTCACGCTCCCGGTCGCGTTCCGGATCCCGCGACCGCTCCGGCTCCCGGGAGCGGTCCCGTTCCGGATCTCCCCGCCAGAATGGCGACACTCAGGATCGTGGGGGCAGCACCGATCGCTCTCCCCGTAGTGGAGACTAA
- the B52 gene encoding serine-arginine protein 55 isoform X6, with translation MVGSRVYVGGLPFGVRERDLEKFFKGFGRIRDILIKNGYGFVEFEDYRDADDAVYELNGKELLGERVVVEPARGIDRSADRHRRDRYYERDRGRSRYDDNNYRYGPPTRTEYRLIVENLSSRISWQDLKDYMRQAGEVTYADAHKQHRNEGVVEFATHTDMRAAIEKLDGTELNGRRIRLVEDRRSSRRRTRSSSSRSRSRSRERRRSSRSRSKSRPKSKSPAAKSRSRSRSKDRSRSRSPSPRKSERRSASRTSRARSPRKSQDKNGRSTDSRSKSRSPKHDSKERSRSRSKDAGSPKREASKERRGASKSRSRSRSRSGSRDRSGSRERSRSGSPRQNGDTQDRGGSTDRSPRSGD, from the exons atggTAGGATCCAGAGTTTATGTTGGTGGTCTGCCATTTGGTGTTAGGGAGAGAGATCTTGAGAAATTCTTCAAAGGATTTGGCAGAATCCGAGATATACTCATCAAGAACGGATATGGTTTTGTG GAATTTGAAGACTATAGAGACGCAGATGATGCAGTTTATGAATTAAATGGAAAAGAACTGCTTGGAGAAAG GGTGGTGGTGGAGCCGGCGAGAGGAATCGACCGCAGCGCGGACCGCCACCGGCGCGACCGCTACTACGAGCGCGACCGCGGCCGATCGCGATACGA TGACAACAATTACAGATACGGCCCGCCGACGCGCACGGAGTATCGACTAATCGTCGAAAATCTGTCTAGCCGCATTAGCTGGCAG GACTTGAAGGATTATATGCGTCAGGCCGGTGAAGTGACTTATGCCGATGCACATAAGCAGCATAGAAATGAGGG TGTGGTTGAGTTCGCTACCCACACGGACATGCGTGCAGCTATTGAGAAGTTGGACGGAACTGAGCTCAACGGTCGTCGCATCCGTCTCGTGGAAGACCGCCGCTCGTCCCGTCGCCGCACGCGCTCGTCCTCGAGCCGTTCCCGCTCACGATCCCGCGAGCGTCGCCGCTCCAG CCGATCTCGTTCAAAGTCCCGCCCGAAGAGCAAGAGTCCCGCAGCCAAATCCCGCTCGCGGTCCCGCTCAAA GGACCGCAGCCGCTCGAGGTCGCCGTCGCCGCGTAAGTCGGAGCGCCGCTCGGCGTCGCGCACTTCCCGCGCCCGCTCGCCGCGCAAGTCGCAGGACAAGAACGGCCGCAGCACGGACTCGCGCTCCAAGTCCCGCTCGCCCAAACACGACTCCAA GGAAAGATCTCGTTCCCGCAGCAAGGACGCGGGATCGCCCAAGCGTGAAGCCAGCAAGGAACGACGCGGTGCAAGCAAGTCGCGCTCACGCTCCCGGTCGCGTTCCGGATCCCGCGACCGCTCCGGCTCCCGGGAGCGGTCCCGTTCCGGATCTCCCCGCCAGAATGGCGACACTCAGGATCGTGGGGGCAGCACCGATCGCTCTCCCCGTAGTGGAGACTAA
- the B52 gene encoding serine-arginine protein 55 isoform X4, which produces MVGSRVYVGGLPFGVRERDLEKFFKGFGRIRDILIKNGYGFVEFEDYRDADDAVYELNGKELLGERVVVEPARGIDRSADRHRRDRYYERDRGRSRYDDNNYRYGPPTRTEYRLIVENLSSRISWQDLKDYMRQAGEVTYADAHKQHRNEGVVEFATHTDMRAAIEKLDGTELNGRRIRLVEDRRSSRRRTRSSSSRSRSRSRERRRSSRSRSKSRPKSKSPAAKSRSRSRSKDRSRSRSPSPRKSERRSASRTSRARSPRKSQDKNGRSTDSRSKSRSPKHDSKATAAKAARERSRSRSKDAGSPKREASKERRGASKSRSRSRSRSGSRDRSGSRERSRSGSPRQNGDTQDRGGSTDRSPRSGD; this is translated from the exons atggTAGGATCCAGAGTTTATGTTGGTGGTCTGCCATTTGGTGTTAGGGAGAGAGATCTTGAGAAATTCTTCAAAGGATTTGGCAGAATCCGAGATATACTCATCAAGAACGGATATGGTTTTGTG GAATTTGAAGACTATAGAGACGCAGATGATGCAGTTTATGAATTAAATGGAAAAGAACTGCTTGGAGAAAG GGTGGTGGTGGAGCCGGCGAGAGGAATCGACCGCAGCGCGGACCGCCACCGGCGCGACCGCTACTACGAGCGCGACCGCGGCCGATCGCGATACGA TGACAACAATTACAGATACGGCCCGCCGACGCGCACGGAGTATCGACTAATCGTCGAAAATCTGTCTAGCCGCATTAGCTGGCAG GACTTGAAGGATTATATGCGTCAGGCCGGTGAAGTGACTTATGCCGATGCACATAAGCAGCATAGAAATGAGGG TGTGGTTGAGTTCGCTACCCACACGGACATGCGTGCAGCTATTGAGAAGTTGGACGGAACTGAGCTCAACGGTCGTCGCATCCGTCTCGTGGAAGACCGCCGCTCGTCCCGTCGCCGCACGCGCTCGTCCTCGAGCCGTTCCCGCTCACGATCCCGCGAGCGTCGCCGCTCCAG CCGATCTCGTTCAAAGTCCCGCCCGAAGAGCAAGAGTCCCGCAGCCAAATCCCGCTCGCGGTCCCGCTCAAA GGACCGCAGCCGCTCGAGGTCGCCGTCGCCGCGTAAGTCGGAGCGCCGCTCGGCGTCGCGCACTTCCCGCGCCCGCTCGCCGCGCAAGTCGCAGGACAAGAACGGCCGCAGCACGGACTCGCGCTCCAAGTCCCGCTCGCCCAAACACGACTCCAA AGCGACTGCCGCCAAAGCCGCCAG GGAAAGATCTCGTTCCCGCAGCAAGGACGCGGGATCGCCCAAGCGTGAAGCCAGCAAGGAACGACGCGGTGCAAGCAAGTCGCGCTCACGCTCCCGGTCGCGTTCCGGATCCCGCGACCGCTCCGGCTCCCGGGAGCGGTCCCGTTCCGGATCTCCCCGCCAGAATGGCGACACTCAGGATCGTGGGGGCAGCACCGATCGCTCTCCCCGTAGTGGAGACTAA
- the B52 gene encoding serine-arginine protein 55 isoform X7 — protein sequence MVGSRVYVGGLPFGVRERDLEKFFKGFGRIRDILIKNGYGFVEFEDYRDADDAVYELNGKELLGERVVVEPARGIDRSADRHRRDRYYERDRGRSRYDSVSRPHPSHRASPSGNDSVKRDNNYRYGPPTRTEYRLIVENLSSRISWQDLKDYMRQAGEVTYADAHKQHRNEGVVEFATHTDMRAAIEKLDGTELNGRRIRLVEDRRSSRRRTRSSSSRSRSRSRERRRSSRSRSKSRPKSKSPAAKSRSRSRSKERSRSRSKDAGSPKREASKERRGASKSRSRSRSRSGSRDRSGSRERSRSGSPRQNGDTQDRGGSTDRSPRSGD from the exons atggTAGGATCCAGAGTTTATGTTGGTGGTCTGCCATTTGGTGTTAGGGAGAGAGATCTTGAGAAATTCTTCAAAGGATTTGGCAGAATCCGAGATATACTCATCAAGAACGGATATGGTTTTGTG GAATTTGAAGACTATAGAGACGCAGATGATGCAGTTTATGAATTAAATGGAAAAGAACTGCTTGGAGAAAG GGTGGTGGTGGAGCCGGCGAGAGGAATCGACCGCAGCGCGGACCGCCACCGGCGCGACCGCTACTACGAGCGCGACCGCGGCCGATCGCGATACGA TTCGGTAAGTCGCCCTCACCCTTCGCACCGCGCAAGTCCGTCAGGAAACGACTCAGTCAAACG TGACAACAATTACAGATACGGCCCGCCGACGCGCACGGAGTATCGACTAATCGTCGAAAATCTGTCTAGCCGCATTAGCTGGCAG GACTTGAAGGATTATATGCGTCAGGCCGGTGAAGTGACTTATGCCGATGCACATAAGCAGCATAGAAATGAGGG TGTGGTTGAGTTCGCTACCCACACGGACATGCGTGCAGCTATTGAGAAGTTGGACGGAACTGAGCTCAACGGTCGTCGCATCCGTCTCGTGGAAGACCGCCGCTCGTCCCGTCGCCGCACGCGCTCGTCCTCGAGCCGTTCCCGCTCACGATCCCGCGAGCGTCGCCGCTCCAG CCGATCTCGTTCAAAGTCCCGCCCGAAGAGCAAGAGTCCCGCAGCCAAATCCCGCTCGCGGTCCCGCTCAAA GGAAAGATCTCGTTCCCGCAGCAAGGACGCGGGATCGCCCAAGCGTGAAGCCAGCAAGGAACGACGCGGTGCAAGCAAGTCGCGCTCACGCTCCCGGTCGCGTTCCGGATCCCGCGACCGCTCCGGCTCCCGGGAGCGGTCCCGTTCCGGATCTCCCCGCCAGAATGGCGACACTCAGGATCGTGGGGGCAGCACCGATCGCTCTCCCCGTAGTGGAGACTAA
- the B52 gene encoding serine/arginine-rich splicing factor 5 isoform X2, whose amino-acid sequence MVGSRVYVGGLPFGVRERDLEKFFKGFGRIRDILIKNGYGFVEFEDYRDADDAVYELNGKELLGERVVVEPARGIDRSADRHRRDRYYERDRGRSRYDSVSRPHPSHRASPSGNDSVKRYGPPTRTEYRLIVENLSSRISWQDLKDYMRQAGEVTYADAHKQHRNEGVVEFATHTDMRAAIEKLDGTELNGRRIRLVEDRRSSRRRTRSSSSRSRSRSRERRRSSRSRSKSRPKSKSPAAKSRSRSRSKDRSRSRSPSPRKSERRSASRTSRARSPRKSQDKNGRSTDSRSKSRSPKHDSKATAAKAARERSRSRSKDAGSPKREASKERRGASKSRSRSRSRSGSRDRSGSRERSRSGSPRQNGDTQDRGGSTDRSPRSGD is encoded by the exons atggTAGGATCCAGAGTTTATGTTGGTGGTCTGCCATTTGGTGTTAGGGAGAGAGATCTTGAGAAATTCTTCAAAGGATTTGGCAGAATCCGAGATATACTCATCAAGAACGGATATGGTTTTGTG GAATTTGAAGACTATAGAGACGCAGATGATGCAGTTTATGAATTAAATGGAAAAGAACTGCTTGGAGAAAG GGTGGTGGTGGAGCCGGCGAGAGGAATCGACCGCAGCGCGGACCGCCACCGGCGCGACCGCTACTACGAGCGCGACCGCGGCCGATCGCGATACGA TTCGGTAAGTCGCCCTCACCCTTCGCACCGCGCAAGTCCGTCAGGAAACGACTCAGTCAAACG ATACGGCCCGCCGACGCGCACGGAGTATCGACTAATCGTCGAAAATCTGTCTAGCCGCATTAGCTGGCAG GACTTGAAGGATTATATGCGTCAGGCCGGTGAAGTGACTTATGCCGATGCACATAAGCAGCATAGAAATGAGGG TGTGGTTGAGTTCGCTACCCACACGGACATGCGTGCAGCTATTGAGAAGTTGGACGGAACTGAGCTCAACGGTCGTCGCATCCGTCTCGTGGAAGACCGCCGCTCGTCCCGTCGCCGCACGCGCTCGTCCTCGAGCCGTTCCCGCTCACGATCCCGCGAGCGTCGCCGCTCCAG CCGATCTCGTTCAAAGTCCCGCCCGAAGAGCAAGAGTCCCGCAGCCAAATCCCGCTCGCGGTCCCGCTCAAA GGACCGCAGCCGCTCGAGGTCGCCGTCGCCGCGTAAGTCGGAGCGCCGCTCGGCGTCGCGCACTTCCCGCGCCCGCTCGCCGCGCAAGTCGCAGGACAAGAACGGCCGCAGCACGGACTCGCGCTCCAAGTCCCGCTCGCCCAAACACGACTCCAA AGCGACTGCCGCCAAAGCCGCCAG GGAAAGATCTCGTTCCCGCAGCAAGGACGCGGGATCGCCCAAGCGTGAAGCCAGCAAGGAACGACGCGGTGCAAGCAAGTCGCGCTCACGCTCCCGGTCGCGTTCCGGATCCCGCGACCGCTCCGGCTCCCGGGAGCGGTCCCGTTCCGGATCTCCCCGCCAGAATGGCGACACTCAGGATCGTGGGGGCAGCACCGATCGCTCTCCCCGTAGTGGAGACTAA
- the B52 gene encoding serine/arginine-rich splicing factor 5 isoform X3, protein MVGSRVYVGGLPFGVRERDLEKFFKGFGRIRDILIKNGYGFVEFEDYRDADDAVYELNGKELLGERVVVEPARGIDRSADRHRRDRYYERDRGRSRYDSVSRPHPSHRASPSGNDSVKRDNNYRYGPPTRTEYRLIVENLSSRISWQDLKDYMRQAGEVTYADAHKQHRNEGVVEFATHTDMRAAIEKLDGTELNGRRIRLVEDRRSSRRRTRSSSSRSRSRSRERRRSSRSRSKSRPKSKSPAAKSRSRSRSKDRSRSRSPSPRKSERRSASRTSRARSPRKSQDKNGRSTDSRSKSRSPKHDSKERSRSRSKDAGSPKREASKERRGASKSRSRSRSRSGSRDRSGSRERSRSGSPRQNGDTQDRGGSTDRSPRSGD, encoded by the exons atggTAGGATCCAGAGTTTATGTTGGTGGTCTGCCATTTGGTGTTAGGGAGAGAGATCTTGAGAAATTCTTCAAAGGATTTGGCAGAATCCGAGATATACTCATCAAGAACGGATATGGTTTTGTG GAATTTGAAGACTATAGAGACGCAGATGATGCAGTTTATGAATTAAATGGAAAAGAACTGCTTGGAGAAAG GGTGGTGGTGGAGCCGGCGAGAGGAATCGACCGCAGCGCGGACCGCCACCGGCGCGACCGCTACTACGAGCGCGACCGCGGCCGATCGCGATACGA TTCGGTAAGTCGCCCTCACCCTTCGCACCGCGCAAGTCCGTCAGGAAACGACTCAGTCAAACG TGACAACAATTACAGATACGGCCCGCCGACGCGCACGGAGTATCGACTAATCGTCGAAAATCTGTCTAGCCGCATTAGCTGGCAG GACTTGAAGGATTATATGCGTCAGGCCGGTGAAGTGACTTATGCCGATGCACATAAGCAGCATAGAAATGAGGG TGTGGTTGAGTTCGCTACCCACACGGACATGCGTGCAGCTATTGAGAAGTTGGACGGAACTGAGCTCAACGGTCGTCGCATCCGTCTCGTGGAAGACCGCCGCTCGTCCCGTCGCCGCACGCGCTCGTCCTCGAGCCGTTCCCGCTCACGATCCCGCGAGCGTCGCCGCTCCAG CCGATCTCGTTCAAAGTCCCGCCCGAAGAGCAAGAGTCCCGCAGCCAAATCCCGCTCGCGGTCCCGCTCAAA GGACCGCAGCCGCTCGAGGTCGCCGTCGCCGCGTAAGTCGGAGCGCCGCTCGGCGTCGCGCACTTCCCGCGCCCGCTCGCCGCGCAAGTCGCAGGACAAGAACGGCCGCAGCACGGACTCGCGCTCCAAGTCCCGCTCGCCCAAACACGACTCCAA GGAAAGATCTCGTTCCCGCAGCAAGGACGCGGGATCGCCCAAGCGTGAAGCCAGCAAGGAACGACGCGGTGCAAGCAAGTCGCGCTCACGCTCCCGGTCGCGTTCCGGATCCCGCGACCGCTCCGGCTCCCGGGAGCGGTCCCGTTCCGGATCTCCCCGCCAGAATGGCGACACTCAGGATCGTGGGGGCAGCACCGATCGCTCTCCCCGTAGTGGAGACTAA
- the B52 gene encoding serine-arginine protein 55 isoform X5, which yields MVGSRVYVGGLPFGVRERDLEKFFKGFGRIRDILIKNGYGFVEFEDYRDADDAVYELNGKELLGERVVVEPARGIDRSADRHRRDRYYERDRGRSRYEYGPPTRTEYRLIVENLSSRISWQDLKDYMRQAGEVTYADAHKQHRNEGVVEFATHTDMRAAIEKLDGTELNGRRIRLVEDRRSSRRRTRSSSSRSRSRSRERRRSSRSRSKSRPKSKSPAAKSRSRSRSKDRSRSRSPSPRKSERRSASRTSRARSPRKSQDKNGRSTDSRSKSRSPKHDSKATAAKAARERSRSRSKDAGSPKREASKERRGASKSRSRSRSRSGSRDRSGSRERSRSGSPRQNGDTQDRGGSTDRSPRSGD from the exons atggTAGGATCCAGAGTTTATGTTGGTGGTCTGCCATTTGGTGTTAGGGAGAGAGATCTTGAGAAATTCTTCAAAGGATTTGGCAGAATCCGAGATATACTCATCAAGAACGGATATGGTTTTGTG GAATTTGAAGACTATAGAGACGCAGATGATGCAGTTTATGAATTAAATGGAAAAGAACTGCTTGGAGAAAG GGTGGTGGTGGAGCCGGCGAGAGGAATCGACCGCAGCGCGGACCGCCACCGGCGCGACCGCTACTACGAGCGCGACCGCGGCCGATCGCGATACGA ATACGGCCCGCCGACGCGCACGGAGTATCGACTAATCGTCGAAAATCTGTCTAGCCGCATTAGCTGGCAG GACTTGAAGGATTATATGCGTCAGGCCGGTGAAGTGACTTATGCCGATGCACATAAGCAGCATAGAAATGAGGG TGTGGTTGAGTTCGCTACCCACACGGACATGCGTGCAGCTATTGAGAAGTTGGACGGAACTGAGCTCAACGGTCGTCGCATCCGTCTCGTGGAAGACCGCCGCTCGTCCCGTCGCCGCACGCGCTCGTCCTCGAGCCGTTCCCGCTCACGATCCCGCGAGCGTCGCCGCTCCAG CCGATCTCGTTCAAAGTCCCGCCCGAAGAGCAAGAGTCCCGCAGCCAAATCCCGCTCGCGGTCCCGCTCAAA GGACCGCAGCCGCTCGAGGTCGCCGTCGCCGCGTAAGTCGGAGCGCCGCTCGGCGTCGCGCACTTCCCGCGCCCGCTCGCCGCGCAAGTCGCAGGACAAGAACGGCCGCAGCACGGACTCGCGCTCCAAGTCCCGCTCGCCCAAACACGACTCCAA AGCGACTGCCGCCAAAGCCGCCAG GGAAAGATCTCGTTCCCGCAGCAAGGACGCGGGATCGCCCAAGCGTGAAGCCAGCAAGGAACGACGCGGTGCAAGCAAGTCGCGCTCACGCTCCCGGTCGCGTTCCGGATCCCGCGACCGCTCCGGCTCCCGGGAGCGGTCCCGTTCCGGATCTCCCCGCCAGAATGGCGACACTCAGGATCGTGGGGGCAGCACCGATCGCTCTCCCCGTAGTGGAGACTAA
- the LOC138403856 gene encoding uncharacterized protein gives MVKCSACGRFLSLVGAASCTLCPGLYHRVCVGLPENGRSPKQWKCPECMAKKPKLGNVNTPVKGTEPSNIESEGSSAEKPESVEKDTILCESQSPGTSQSSDLSLEIMNDVEISGLQESSSENLISITCLLAKKLGVELDDRDVVTAERSGPRRTLSASDDGEVRARQPRPRPIVVRLARRAVRDNLLRAARVRRGADSSGIITDAEPRRFYVNEHLTRTNRQLFYKAREESRSKNWRFVWTKGGRIYARKTVTGPVHRIRSETDIRKVFLNDSF, from the exons ATGGTGAAGTGCAGTGCTTGCGGACGCTTCTTATCACTAGTAGGGGCCGCTAGCTGTACACTTTGTCCAGGTTTATACCATAGGGTGTGTGTCGGACTCCCGGAGAATGGGCGATCTCCTAAACAGTGGAAGTGCCCGGAGTGTATGGCAAAAAAGCCAAAATTAGGCAACGTCAACACCCCTGTGAAGGGCACCGAACCATCCAACATAGAGAGCGAAGGCTCAAGCGCGGAGAAACCGGAGAGTGTTGAAAAGGATACCATCCTCTGTGAGTCCCAGTCCCCAGGCACCAGTCAGTCATCCGACCTGAGCCTCGAGATA ATGAATGACGTTGAAATATCAGGACTTCAGGAATCCTCAAGCGAAAACCTCATTAGTATTACCTGTCTGCTAGCGAAGAAGTTAGGAGTGGAGTTAGACGATCGCGATGTCGTCACCGCCGAGCGGTCGGGCCCGCGACGCACGCTCTCGGCGAGCGATGACGGTGAAGTGCGGGCGCGCCAGCCGCGGCCGCGTCCTATCGTTGTGCGCCTCGCGCGGCGCGCAGTACGCGACAACTTGTTGCGCGCTGCCCGTGTGCGCCGCGGTGCTGATTCATCGGGCATAATAACTGACGCAGAGCCTCGTCGATTCTATGTCAACGAACACCTTACGCGTACTAACAGGCAGCTGTTCTATAAAGCGCGCGAGGAAAGTCGCAGTAAAAATTGGAGATTTGTCTGGACCAAGGGAGGGCGTATTTATGCACGAAAGACTGTTACAGGACCCGTACATCGTATACGATCTGAAACTGATataagaaaagtttttttaaatgattcttTTTAA